Proteins from one Candidatus Neomarinimicrobiota bacterium genomic window:
- the katG gene encoding catalase/peroxidase HPI: protein MEEPNVGGCPFHEGESMSEAGGGTTNEDWWPNKLNLDILRQHSSLSSPLDEDFNYAEEFEKLDFQAVKQDLHDVMTDSKDWWPADWGHYGPLFIRMAWHSAGTYRVADGRGGGSTGNQRFAPVNAWPDNVSLDKARRLLWPVKQKYGKKLSWADLMILAGNVALESMGFETFGFGGGREDVWEPEKDINWGPEHEWLADERHDDEGNLEGRLAADHMGLIYVNPEGPNGEPDPEKSAKFIRQSFKRMAMNDEETVALIAGGHTFGKVHGAAPEEHNGPDPEAAPIEQQGLGWKNDYGTGKGPDTITSGLEGAWTDKPTDWDMGFFENLFEYEWELTKSPAGKYQWTPKDDAAKDTVPDAHDPNKKNAPMMLTTDLALKVDPEYEKISRRFYENPDEFADAFARAWFKLVHRDMGPKSRYLGPEVPEEDLLWQDPIPEVDHELINDKDIEDLKGKILNSGHSVSELVSTAWASASTFRGSDKRGGANGARVRLAPQKGWEVNNPKQLAKVLESLEGIQEGFNNAQSGDKQVSLADLIVLGGCAAVEKAAKDAGHDITVPFTPGRADATEEQTDVESFEVLKPVADGFRNYKDADHDCVTEAMLIDKAQLLTLTAPEMTVLVGGMRALDANYDGSAHGVFTEDPETLTNDFFVNVLDMDTTWNPIDDDEELFEVVDRDTGERKWTATRADLIFGSNSELRALAEVYASDDAEDKFVQDFVAAWDKVMNLDRFELE, encoded by the coding sequence ATGGAAGAACCAAATGTAGGCGGCTGTCCTTTTCACGAGGGAGAGTCCATGTCCGAAGCAGGTGGAGGAACAACAAATGAAGACTGGTGGCCCAATAAACTGAATCTGGATATTTTGCGCCAGCATTCCTCATTGTCGAGTCCCCTGGATGAGGATTTTAACTACGCCGAGGAATTTGAAAAACTGGATTTTCAGGCCGTGAAACAGGATCTCCATGATGTCATGACCGATTCCAAAGATTGGTGGCCTGCGGACTGGGGACACTACGGACCGCTGTTTATCCGGATGGCGTGGCACAGCGCAGGTACTTATCGCGTGGCAGATGGTCGCGGAGGCGGAAGTACCGGGAATCAGCGTTTTGCTCCGGTCAATGCCTGGCCTGATAACGTGAGCCTCGACAAAGCGCGTCGTTTGCTCTGGCCTGTTAAACAGAAATACGGTAAAAAACTTTCCTGGGCTGACCTGATGATCCTGGCCGGGAATGTCGCCCTGGAATCCATGGGCTTTGAAACCTTTGGTTTCGGGGGCGGACGTGAAGATGTCTGGGAACCGGAGAAAGATATCAACTGGGGACCGGAACACGAGTGGCTGGCAGACGAGCGCCACGATGACGAGGGCAATCTGGAAGGCCGGCTTGCTGCCGATCATATGGGGCTTATCTATGTGAACCCGGAAGGTCCGAACGGCGAACCGGATCCGGAAAAATCCGCAAAATTCATTCGTCAGTCCTTTAAGCGCATGGCTATGAACGATGAAGAAACGGTTGCACTGATCGCCGGCGGACACACCTTCGGCAAAGTACACGGTGCGGCTCCCGAAGAACACAACGGCCCGGATCCCGAGGCGGCGCCTATCGAGCAGCAAGGATTGGGTTGGAAGAATGACTATGGTACTGGTAAAGGCCCTGACACCATCACTAGTGGCCTGGAGGGCGCGTGGACCGATAAGCCGACCGATTGGGACATGGGCTTCTTTGAGAACCTGTTCGAATATGAATGGGAGCTGACCAAAAGTCCTGCCGGGAAATACCAGTGGACACCGAAAGACGATGCCGCCAAAGATACAGTGCCTGACGCGCACGATCCTAACAAGAAGAATGCTCCGATGATGCTCACCACGGATCTCGCGCTGAAAGTTGATCCGGAATACGAAAAGATCTCCAGGCGATTCTATGAGAACCCGGATGAGTTTGCAGATGCTTTTGCCCGTGCATGGTTTAAACTGGTGCATCGCGATATGGGGCCCAAGTCCCGGTATCTCGGTCCGGAAGTGCCTGAGGAAGATCTGCTCTGGCAGGACCCGATCCCGGAAGTGGATCATGAACTAATCAATGATAAAGATATCGAGGATCTTAAAGGGAAAATCCTGAACTCTGGTCACTCCGTATCTGAGCTCGTATCTACTGCGTGGGCTTCCGCATCTACCTTCCGTGGCTCCGATAAGCGCGGTGGCGCAAATGGCGCCCGTGTGCGGCTGGCTCCTCAAAAGGGTTGGGAAGTCAATAATCCGAAACAGCTGGCAAAAGTCCTGGAGTCGCTTGAAGGTATTCAGGAAGGGTTCAATAATGCCCAGTCAGGTGATAAACAGGTATCTCTGGCGGATCTGATCGTACTTGGTGGCTGCGCCGCAGTTGAAAAGGCGGCAAAAGATGCAGGTCATGATATTACAGTGCCATTTACTCCAGGACGCGCCGATGCCACTGAAGAACAGACGGATGTGGAATCTTTTGAGGTGCTTAAACCGGTGGCGGATGGATTCCGGAATTACAAAGATGCGGATCATGACTGCGTTACGGAAGCGATGTTAATTGATAAAGCTCAGTTACTGACTTTAACTGCTCCCGAAATGACGGTACTCGTCGGCGGTATGCGGGCACTCGACGCGAACTACGACGGTTCAGCGCATGGCGTCTTCACTGAAGATCCGGAAACGCTGACGAACGACTTTTTTGTGAACGTGTTGGATATGGATACCACCTGGAATCCAATCGATGATGACGAGGAATTGTTTGAAGTCGTTGATCGTGACACCGGCGAGCGAAAATGGACAGCAACTCGAGCTGATCTGATCTTTGGTTCGAATTCCGAACTCCGGGCTCTGGCAGAAGTCTACGCTTCCGATGATGCTGAGGATAAATTCGTTCAGGATTTTGTCGCTGCATGGGACAAAGTCATGAATTTGGATCGGTTTGAGCTGGAGTAA
- a CDS encoding DUF4153 domain-containing protein, translating into MKEKITANVDNAKQLEKLYRSDQQGFANAFFAILPEIADTRMAEFWKARLDYEERSEPSVRISATDILYLIAACVLTGLLIKIPQWFGINAEEALFYEKNAGLIVLFGLSFYAFLTKNVLKTRDILITAAIFLLSAVYINLLPTQQSSDSILLAFLHLPLMLWCLYGLVFIDFDLADTHKRIDYIKYNGELAILVALIAIAGGMLTGVTIGLFAAIEINIEQWYFDYIVIWGAVSAPIVATFIVRKFPFVANKIVPIIANIFSPLVLITLVVYLISIVLTGKDPYHDRDFLLVFNLLLLGVMGIIAFAVSETSMKSAHRFTGITLLALVLATLITDVVALSAILYRLGEYGLTPNRTAVLGANLLIFGNLVLIMRDLYGVNFKNRAIDQVEITIAKYLPIYAGWTVVVVFGFPLMFGWK; encoded by the coding sequence ATGAAAGAGAAGATTACAGCGAACGTCGACAACGCGAAACAACTTGAAAAATTATACCGGTCCGACCAACAGGGATTTGCCAACGCCTTCTTTGCCATCCTCCCGGAGATTGCAGATACCAGGATGGCCGAATTCTGGAAAGCCCGGTTGGACTACGAGGAACGGTCAGAACCGTCCGTTCGCATATCGGCAACGGATATCCTGTATCTGATCGCCGCCTGCGTCCTCACCGGATTGCTTATTAAAATACCGCAATGGTTCGGCATCAATGCAGAGGAGGCGTTATTCTATGAGAAAAACGCCGGGCTCATTGTCCTATTCGGATTATCCTTCTATGCATTCCTTACAAAGAACGTCCTCAAGACGCGTGACATCCTCATTACCGCGGCTATCTTTCTTCTGTCCGCTGTATACATCAATCTGCTCCCAACACAGCAGAGCAGTGATTCCATCCTGTTAGCCTTTCTCCATTTGCCGTTGATGCTGTGGTGTCTCTACGGGTTGGTGTTTATTGACTTTGACCTTGCGGATACCCACAAGCGGATCGATTACATCAAGTACAACGGGGAGTTAGCGATTCTTGTTGCCCTTATCGCTATTGCCGGGGGCATGTTAACTGGCGTCACCATTGGATTATTTGCTGCTATTGAAATTAACATTGAGCAGTGGTACTTCGATTACATTGTCATCTGGGGCGCCGTGTCCGCCCCGATCGTCGCCACGTTTATTGTGCGAAAATTCCCGTTTGTTGCCAATAAAATCGTCCCGATTATTGCGAATATTTTTAGCCCGCTCGTGCTGATAACATTGGTCGTGTATCTCATCAGTATTGTGCTCACCGGAAAAGACCCGTATCATGACCGGGATTTTTTACTTGTTTTCAATCTCCTGCTCCTGGGCGTCATGGGGATTATTGCATTTGCTGTTTCCGAGACGTCGATGAAGAGTGCCCACAGGTTTACCGGGATAACTCTGTTGGCACTGGTTCTCGCAACACTGATTACTGATGTAGTTGCATTGTCGGCAATCCTGTATCGCCTCGGCGAATACGGGTTGACTCCGAACAGGACGGCGGTGCTGGGCGCTAACCTCCTGATTTTCGGCAACCTGGTGCTCATCATGCGTGATCTCTATGGAGTTAACTTCAAAAACAGAGCGATTGACCAGGTCGAAATAACTATAGCAAAATATCTGCCCATTTACGCAGGTTGGACTGTTGTTGTGGTTTTTGGGTTTCCGCTGATGTTTGGATGGAAATAA
- a CDS encoding DUF2200 domain-containing protein: MKTTPEHNERIANMTFASVYPHYIAKVERKGRTKDELLQVIEWLTGFNEQKLQEIIDEKVTFEIFFQQATLNPNAHLITGVICGYRIEEIDNPLTKQVRYLDKLVDELAKGKKLESIMRSA, from the coding sequence ATGAAAACAACACCGGAACACAATGAGCGCATCGCAAATATGACGTTTGCCTCAGTCTATCCGCACTATATTGCAAAAGTTGAGCGAAAGGGCCGTACTAAAGACGAGTTATTGCAGGTTATTGAGTGGTTGACGGGCTTCAATGAACAGAAACTGCAAGAAATAATTGATGAGAAAGTGACGTTTGAGATCTTTTTTCAGCAAGCAACACTCAATCCAAATGCCCACCTTATTACAGGTGTCATCTGTGGCTACCGGATAGAAGAAATTGACAATCCGTTAACGAAACAGGTCCGGTATTTAGACAAATTGGTGGACGAATTGGCTAAAGGGAAAAAGCTGGAAAGTATCATGCGGAGTGCATGA
- a CDS encoding PAS domain S-box protein, whose translation MQDTKKYANLFEKAAYPASLSRMPDGVLVDVNEAFEQTFGYSRGEALGKTTRELGINPDAETRKRILKSLQETGAVHREEMPLRTRSGDERVFLVNMDILDIDGEQFILNTTQDITDQKRAQESLEESEARYRNLIDVAPTGIAVHCDGKVVFVNPAGARILGAQSPEDLVGKPISAIIHPDGLAQARQRIQRMLSGKQGLYPVEDVYIKMDGTPLHVEVVATVLTYRGKPAVQVVVTDITERREAQKKIRASEEQYHAFFEHSMDAILLTAPDGTILEANPAACAMFERTEEEIIRAGRAGLVDSSDPRLAEMLEERKKTGKTSGELTMFRRDGTPFPVEITSAVFEDSDGKMRTSMILRDISDKKRANEALTASEERLRLSTELANVAVWEYDFRINEMSRSDNHDELYGLDWQDVWRIDTFLNATHPDDRELSNRKIQEAVAPGGPDRYQFDFRIIYPDESIHWLVVVGEVVERNAQGEGIIVRGSLVDITNRKLTEQELRANEQKYRDLFHSIQDAILVADTKREIIDCNMAFTHLFGYTLEEVKGKQTAYVYANSEDYQRMGTQLADHMEDPEFTLVVEFRKKSGETFRGETATNYLQEPNGKVIGFIGLIRDVTAREKRLRELAESRQELRALAAHLQSVREEERQALARDLHDDTGQVFTALNMDLSFLEQSLENAKLPATETAMVLDEIHSMTHTIDGAMHRLRQILMNLRPTVLENLGLGAALEQLTEHYQTEVALQVLYDNRINRVTLGSENDLAVYRIVQEALTNVVRHAKASQVSITVQEEGNELHVSIQDDGIGISESEIPSKNHFGVIGMRERAKVAGGDMTMARNDESGTTVSVRIPLGS comes from the coding sequence ATGCAGGATACAAAAAAATATGCAAATCTGTTCGAAAAAGCCGCGTATCCAGCATCCTTATCCCGAATGCCCGACGGAGTATTGGTTGATGTCAATGAAGCATTTGAACAGACGTTTGGTTATTCCAGGGGGGAAGCGCTCGGTAAAACCACCCGGGAGTTAGGGATAAATCCTGATGCTGAAACCCGGAAGCGGATTCTCAAATCTTTGCAGGAAACCGGTGCAGTCCACCGCGAGGAGATGCCGCTCCGGACCAGATCAGGGGACGAGCGGGTATTTTTAGTCAATATGGACATCCTGGACATCGATGGTGAACAATTTATTCTTAACACGACGCAGGACATCACCGATCAGAAGCGGGCGCAGGAGTCGCTGGAGGAGAGCGAGGCGCGGTACCGCAACCTGATCGACGTCGCCCCGACCGGTATCGCTGTGCACTGTGACGGAAAGGTTGTGTTTGTGAATCCGGCGGGCGCCCGAATTCTGGGTGCGCAATCGCCGGAGGATCTCGTTGGAAAGCCGATTAGTGCAATCATTCATCCCGATGGATTAGCACAGGCCCGACAACGGATTCAACGGATGCTTTCAGGTAAACAAGGATTGTATCCCGTCGAAGATGTTTATATCAAAATGGACGGTACGCCATTACATGTGGAGGTGGTGGCGACTGTGCTGACCTATCGGGGCAAACCTGCTGTGCAGGTGGTTGTTACCGATATCACGGAAAGGCGCGAAGCCCAGAAGAAAATCCGGGCCTCGGAGGAGCAGTATCACGCCTTCTTCGAGCACAGCATGGATGCCATACTGTTGACGGCGCCGGACGGAACCATCCTGGAAGCGAATCCCGCCGCGTGTGCCATGTTCGAACGCACTGAAGAAGAGATTATCCGGGCGGGCCGGGCCGGACTGGTCGATTCGTCCGATCCGCGACTTGCCGAAATGTTGGAGGAACGAAAAAAGACTGGGAAAACAAGTGGCGAACTGACGATGTTTCGGCGGGACGGCACCCCATTTCCGGTGGAAATTACCTCCGCGGTCTTCGAGGACAGCGACGGAAAAATGCGAACGAGTATGATTTTGCGGGATATCTCTGACAAGAAGAGAGCGAATGAGGCGTTGACAGCGAGTGAAGAGCGGCTACGGCTTTCTACCGAGCTGGCGAATGTGGCCGTCTGGGAATACGATTTCCGCATCAATGAAATGTCCAGATCCGACAATCATGACGAATTGTACGGATTAGATTGGCAGGATGTCTGGAGAATTGACACTTTCCTGAATGCAACGCATCCGGACGATCGTGAGTTATCGAACAGAAAAATACAGGAAGCGGTGGCACCGGGTGGGCCTGACCGGTATCAGTTCGATTTTCGGATTATCTACCCGGATGAGTCGATTCATTGGCTCGTGGTTGTCGGAGAAGTCGTAGAACGCAATGCTCAGGGCGAAGGAATTATTGTCCGGGGGAGTTTGGTCGATATCACCAATCGCAAACTGACGGAACAGGAGCTACGGGCGAATGAACAGAAATACCGCGACCTCTTCCACAGCATACAGGATGCGATTTTGGTGGCCGACACAAAACGGGAGATTATCGATTGCAATATGGCTTTCACTCACTTGTTTGGCTATACACTGGAGGAAGTCAAGGGAAAACAAACTGCGTATGTATATGCTAATTCGGAAGATTATCAGCGCATGGGGACACAACTCGCCGACCATATGGAGGATCCCGAATTTACGCTGGTGGTTGAATTCCGGAAAAAGTCCGGTGAAACCTTCCGCGGCGAAACGGCAACAAATTACCTGCAGGAACCGAATGGGAAAGTCATTGGGTTTATAGGGTTGATACGGGATGTCACCGCGCGGGAAAAGCGTCTGAGAGAGCTGGCGGAATCCCGGCAGGAATTACGCGCGTTAGCCGCCCACCTGCAATCGGTGCGGGAGGAGGAACGCCAAGCGTTGGCGCGGGATCTCCATGATGATACCGGCCAGGTATTTACCGCCCTCAATATGGATCTCTCGTTCCTGGAACAGTCCCTTGAGAATGCCAAATTGCCTGCGACGGAGACGGCGATGGTGTTGGACGAGATCCATTCGATGACACATACCATCGACGGGGCGATGCATCGATTGCGGCAGATTTTAATGAACTTACGGCCGACCGTCCTGGAAAATTTGGGATTGGGCGCCGCCTTGGAACAACTCACGGAACATTATCAAACTGAAGTGGCATTACAGGTACTGTACGACAATAGGATAAACCGGGTAACACTTGGTTCGGAAAACGATTTGGCCGTATACCGAATTGTACAGGAAGCGCTGACAAATGTTGTGCGGCACGCCAAAGCCTCTCAGGTATCGATCACGGTACAAGAAGAGGGGAACGAATTACACGTTTCGATTCAGGATGATGGCATTGGAATTTCAGAATCGGAAATTCCGTCGAAAAACCATTTTGGAGTAATTGGTATGCGGGAGCGAGCGAAAGTCGCGGGGGGAGATATGACTATGGCGCGGAACGATGAATCTGGGACGACCGTCAGCGTTCGTATCCCGTTAG